A DNA window from Engystomops pustulosus chromosome 6, aEngPut4.maternal, whole genome shotgun sequence contains the following coding sequences:
- the PRR15L gene encoding proline-rich protein 15-like protein encodes MAETSHSWWKLTFLRKKKSAPKVVYESVVEHAGTEKAPEESPGNTDYTARLEKIVDKNTKGKHVKVSNSGRFKERKKVRPSLNETPGLCPEPSNGQ; translated from the coding sequence ATGGCGGAGACCTCGCATAGTTGGTGGAAACTTACATTTCTCAGGAAAAAGAAATCTGCGCCCAAAGTTGTCTATGAATCGGTTGTGGAGCATGCAGGCACAGAGAAGGCGCCAGAAGAGAGCCCAGGCAATACCGATTATACAGCGCGGTTAGAAAAAATTGTGGACAAAAACACAAAAGGAAAACATGTAAAAGTGTCCAACTCCGGGCGCTTTAAGGAAAGGAAGAAGGTCCGTCCTTCACTGAATGAGACCCCTGGACTGTGTCCTGAACCTTCCAATGGACAATGA
- the PNPO gene encoding pyridoxine-5'-phosphate oxidase: MTVTSWPPSSMFVCRRLLARSGVLHCDRAARSCRTGGDSMDLGHLRKSYRSDDQAFEESHLASLDPIIQFNSWFQEVMQCPLIAEPNAMCLTTATRDGKPSARMVLLKGFGSDGFRFYTNRESRKGKELETNPFASLLFFWEPLNRQVRIEGSVEKLSEQESETYFHSRPKSSQIGAVVSKQSQVIPGREYLRKKNAELEEEYKDREVPKPPAWGGYIVRPSVIEFWQGQTNRLHDRIVFRRPAGEDMGPYTHQGDGGWVYERLAP; the protein is encoded by the exons ATGACGGTGACATCATGGCCGCCCTCTAGCATGTTTGTGTGTCGGAGGCTGCTGGCACGCAGCGGTGTATTGCACTGTGACCGGGCAGCGCGCAGCTGCAGAACCGGGGGTGACAGCATGGACCTGGGACACCTGCGCAAGAGCTACCGCAGCGATGACCAG GCATTTGAAGAAAGTCATCTAGCTTCACTGGATCCCATTATCCAGTTTAATTCCTGGTTCCAAGAAGTGATGCAGTGTCCTCTGATTGCAGAGCCTAATGCCATGTGCTTGACCACTGCTACCag GGATGGGAAACCCTCTGCGCGTATGGTTCTTCTGAAAGGGTTTGGTTCGGATGGCTTCCGATTCTACACTAACCGGGAGAGCAGAAAGGGCAAAGAGCTG GAAACAAACCCGTTTGCTTCTCTGCTGTTTTTCTGGGAACCCCTGAATCGTCAG GTGCGCATAGAGGGTTCTGTGGAAAAACTTTCAGAGCAAGAATCTGAGACTTATTTTCACTCGCGTCCAAAAAGCAGTCAGATTGGGGCTGTAGTGAGCAAACAAAGCCAAGTTATTCCAGGCCGAGAG TATTTACGTAAGAAGAACGCTGAATTAGAAGAAGAGTACAAAGACAGAGAGGTTCCCAAACCACCTGCATG GGGGGGTTACATTGTACGTCCGTCTGTGATCGAGTTCTGGCAAGGACAGACAAACCGTCTACATGACCGCATCGTATTCCGCCGTCCAGCAGGAGAAGACATGGGTCCTTACACCCATCAGGGCGATGGAGGGTGGGTGTACGAGAGACTTGCTCCGTAA